One part of the Equus asinus isolate D_3611 breed Donkey chromosome 6, EquAss-T2T_v2, whole genome shotgun sequence genome encodes these proteins:
- the PROM2 gene encoding prominin-2 isoform X1 encodes MMRAPGLLAPLLGLGLALRLPGSGAADCGSLGPVDRLAFAPAARAPWLAPRVRAPGPLDPLYGTVRSFLSVVQLNPFPAGLVKTLLNEPASVKVDEVVRYQAGYLVCAVIAGLYLLVLPTAGLCFCCCRRRRRCGGRVKTEHKAMACERGTLMAFLLLTTLVLLIGVVSAFVTNQRVHEQVGPSAAAVPETLLSLRGLFSHVPQELQAVAQQFSLPQERVLKELDGVGTSIGSVIHTQLRSTVYQALASVHSLGQALQVSVDHLRALNATSVELLEGQQDLEPAVRERREHLLALLQEPSCQGCAEALSQARALELGANFSQMPAMDDVLHQLKGVPEANFSSMVQEENSTFNSLPLLAALQTADMVRELKKAMTQEPGGLRTLAEAFPAWEAASRWSRALEEVEESSRPYLKEVQRYEKYRWIMGCVLCSVVLLVVVCNLLGLNLGIWGLSAREDPSHSEAKGEAGARFLMAGVGFSFLFAAPLILLVFATFLVGGNVQTLVCRSWESGELYEFADTPGNLPSSMNLSHLLGLKKDISILLAYQQCREGAALWKVLRLNDSYDLEKHLDISQYTAKLQQELRSLKLEVKNLDLLSPAARRDLKALQSSGLENIRYPGFLVQIQKPVVNTDMEKLAQELQGLAQTQGSAVLGQQLREEAQGLRNLYQEKVLPQQSLTAKLNLSVRALASFAANLQLETSDVLDKVTNLRGELPTWATHILKNESECFLTREMGYFSQYVAWVREEVTQRIATCQPLSGALDNGRVVLCDMMADPWNAFWFCLAWCTFFLIPSIIFAVKTSKYFRPIRKRLNSTSSEETQLFHIPRVTSLKL; translated from the exons ATGATGCGCGCGCCAGGCCTCCTGGCGCCcctgctgggcctggggctggccctgagactGCCGGGGTCGGGGGCCGCGGACTGCGGGTCCCTCGGCCCTGTGGACCGCCTGGCATTCGCCCCGGCGGCCAGGGCGCCGTGGCTGGCCCCTCGCGTCCGCGCGCCGGGTCCCCTGGACCCCCTCTATGGCACCGTGCGCAGCTTCCTCTCCGTGGTGCAGCTGAACCCCTTCCCCGCTG GGCTGGTAAAGACCCTGCTGAATGAGCCAGCTTCCGTGAAGGTGGATGAG GTGGTGCGGTACCAGGCAGGCTACCTGGTGTGCGCTGTGATCGCCGGCCTCTACCTCCTGGTGCTGCCTACCGCCGGCCTCTGTTTCTgttgctgccgccgccgccggcgcTGTGGAGGCCGCGTGAAGACGGAGCACAAGGCGATGGCCTGTGAGCGAGGCACCCTCATGGCCTTCCTGCTGCTGACCACCCTCGTGCTGCT GATTGGTGTGGTCTCTGCCTTTGTCACCAACCAGCGTGTGCATGAGCAGGTGGGCCCCAGTGCTGCGGCTGTGCCTGAGACTCTGCTCAGCCTCCGGGGGCTGTTCTCTCATGTCCCCCAG GAGCTGCAggccgtggcacagcagttctcTCTTCCCCAGGAGCGAGTCTTGAAGGAGCTGGATG GTGTAGGCACGAGCATCGGGAGCGTGATCCACACCCAGCTCAGGAGCACCGTGTACCAGGCACTAGCCTCAGTGCACAGCCTGGGCCAGG CCCTGCAGGTCTCCGTGGACCACCTCCGAGCCCTGAACGCCACCTCGGTGGAGCTGCTGGAGGGACAGCAGGACCTGGAGCCGGCTGTCCGGGAGCGCCGGGAGCACCTCCTCGCCCTGCTGCAGGAACCCAGCTGCCAGGGCTGTGCAGAGGCCCTGAGCCAGGCCCGCGCCCTGGAGCTGGGAGCCAACTTTAGCCAG ATGCCCGCCATGGACGATGTCCTGCATCAGCTGAAGGGTGTCCCAGAGGCCAACTTCTCCAGCATGGTCCAGGAG GAGAACAGCACCTTCAACTCCCTCCCGCTCTTGGCTGCCCTGCAGACGGCCGACATGGTCAGAG AGCTGAAGAAGGCCATGACCCAGGAGCCTGGAGGGCTGAGGACACTGGCTGAAGCATTCCCGGCCTGGGAGGCAGCCTCTCGCTGGAGCCGGGCActggaggaggtggaagagagcAGCCGCCCCTACCTGAAGGAGGTGCAGAGATATGAGAAATACAG GTGGATTATGGGCTGTGTGCTGTGCTCCGTGGTCCTACTTGTGGTGGTCTGTAACCTGCTGGGCCTCAACCTGGGCATCTGGGGGCTGTCTGCCAGGGAGGACCCCAGCCACTCAGAAGCCAAGGGCGAGGCTGGAGCCCGCTTCCTCATGGC GGGTGTGGGCTTCAGCTTCCTCTTCGCTGCACCCCTCATCCTCCTCGTCTTTGCCACCTTCCTGGTGGGTGGCAACGTGCAGACGCTGGTGTGCCGGAGCTGGGAGAGTGGGGAGCTCTATGAG TTTGCAGACACCCCAGGGAACTTGCCCTCGTCCATGAACTTGTCCCACCTTCTTGGCCTGAAGAAGGACATCAGCATCCTCCTGGCCTATCA GCAGTGCAGGGAAGGGGCTGCTCTCTGGAAGGTGCTGCGGCTCAATGACTCCTACGACCTGGAGAAGCACCTGGATATCAGCCAG TACACCGCCAAGCTACAGCAGGAGTTACGGAGCCTCAAACTGGAAGTGAAGAATCTGGACTTGCTGAGCCCAGCTGCCCGCCGGGACCTGAAGGCCCTGCAGAGCAGTGGGCTCGAGAACATCCGCTACCCTGGCTTCCTCGTTCAG ATCCAGAAGCCCGTGGTGAACACTGACATGGAGAAGCTGGCCCAGGAGCTGCAAGGACTGGCCCAGACCCAA GGCAGTGCTGTGCTGGGGCAGCAGCTGCGGGAGGAGGCCCAAGGGCTCAGAAACCTCTATCAGGAGAAGGTCCTCCCCCAGCAGAGCCTCACG GCCAAACTCAACCTCAGTGTCAGGGCCCTGGCATCCTTTGCCGCAAATCTCCAG CTGGAGACCTCCGATGTCCTGGACAAGGTCACTAACCTAAGAGGAGAGCTGCCTACCTGGGCCACCCATATCCTGAAGAAT GAAAGTGAGTGTTTCCTGACCCGGGAGATGGGCTACTTCTCCCAGTATGTGGCCTGGGTGAGAGAGGAG GTGACTCAGCGCATCGCCACCTGCCAGCCCCTTTCTGGAGCCCTGGACAATGGGCGTGTGGTCCTGTGTGACATGATGGCTGACCCCTGG AACGCCTTCTGGTTCTGCCTGGCATGGTGCACCTTCTTCCTGATCCCCAGCATCATCTTTGCTGTCAAGACCTCCAAATACTTCCGTCCCATCCGGAAACGCCTCAA CTCTACCAGCTCTGAGGAGACTCAGCTCTTCCACATCCCCCGGGTCACCTCCCTGAAGCTGTAG
- the PROM2 gene encoding prominin-2 isoform X2, with amino-acid sequence MPAMDDVLHQLKGVPEANFSSMVQEENSTFNSLPLLAALQTADMVRELKKAMTQEPGGLRTLAEAFPAWEAASRWSRALEEVEESSRPYLKEVQRYEKYRWIMGCVLCSVVLLVVVCNLLGLNLGIWGLSAREDPSHSEAKGEAGARFLMAGVGFSFLFAAPLILLVFATFLVGGNVQTLVCRSWESGELYEFADTPGNLPSSMNLSHLLGLKKDISILLAYQQCREGAALWKVLRLNDSYDLEKHLDISQYTAKLQQELRSLKLEVKNLDLLSPAARRDLKALQSSGLENIRYPGFLVQIQKPVVNTDMEKLAQELQGLAQTQGSAVLGQQLREEAQGLRNLYQEKVLPQQSLTAKLNLSVRALASFAANLQLETSDVLDKVTNLRGELPTWATHILKNESECFLTREMGYFSQYVAWVREEVTQRIATCQPLSGALDNGRVVLCDMMADPWNAFWFCLAWCTFFLIPSIIFAVKTSKYFRPIRKRLNSTSSEETQLFHIPRVTSLKL; translated from the exons ATGCCCGCCATGGACGATGTCCTGCATCAGCTGAAGGGTGTCCCAGAGGCCAACTTCTCCAGCATGGTCCAGGAG GAGAACAGCACCTTCAACTCCCTCCCGCTCTTGGCTGCCCTGCAGACGGCCGACATGGTCAGAG AGCTGAAGAAGGCCATGACCCAGGAGCCTGGAGGGCTGAGGACACTGGCTGAAGCATTCCCGGCCTGGGAGGCAGCCTCTCGCTGGAGCCGGGCActggaggaggtggaagagagcAGCCGCCCCTACCTGAAGGAGGTGCAGAGATATGAGAAATACAG GTGGATTATGGGCTGTGTGCTGTGCTCCGTGGTCCTACTTGTGGTGGTCTGTAACCTGCTGGGCCTCAACCTGGGCATCTGGGGGCTGTCTGCCAGGGAGGACCCCAGCCACTCAGAAGCCAAGGGCGAGGCTGGAGCCCGCTTCCTCATGGC GGGTGTGGGCTTCAGCTTCCTCTTCGCTGCACCCCTCATCCTCCTCGTCTTTGCCACCTTCCTGGTGGGTGGCAACGTGCAGACGCTGGTGTGCCGGAGCTGGGAGAGTGGGGAGCTCTATGAG TTTGCAGACACCCCAGGGAACTTGCCCTCGTCCATGAACTTGTCCCACCTTCTTGGCCTGAAGAAGGACATCAGCATCCTCCTGGCCTATCA GCAGTGCAGGGAAGGGGCTGCTCTCTGGAAGGTGCTGCGGCTCAATGACTCCTACGACCTGGAGAAGCACCTGGATATCAGCCAG TACACCGCCAAGCTACAGCAGGAGTTACGGAGCCTCAAACTGGAAGTGAAGAATCTGGACTTGCTGAGCCCAGCTGCCCGCCGGGACCTGAAGGCCCTGCAGAGCAGTGGGCTCGAGAACATCCGCTACCCTGGCTTCCTCGTTCAG ATCCAGAAGCCCGTGGTGAACACTGACATGGAGAAGCTGGCCCAGGAGCTGCAAGGACTGGCCCAGACCCAA GGCAGTGCTGTGCTGGGGCAGCAGCTGCGGGAGGAGGCCCAAGGGCTCAGAAACCTCTATCAGGAGAAGGTCCTCCCCCAGCAGAGCCTCACG GCCAAACTCAACCTCAGTGTCAGGGCCCTGGCATCCTTTGCCGCAAATCTCCAG CTGGAGACCTCCGATGTCCTGGACAAGGTCACTAACCTAAGAGGAGAGCTGCCTACCTGGGCCACCCATATCCTGAAGAAT GAAAGTGAGTGTTTCCTGACCCGGGAGATGGGCTACTTCTCCCAGTATGTGGCCTGGGTGAGAGAGGAG GTGACTCAGCGCATCGCCACCTGCCAGCCCCTTTCTGGAGCCCTGGACAATGGGCGTGTGGTCCTGTGTGACATGATGGCTGACCCCTGG AACGCCTTCTGGTTCTGCCTGGCATGGTGCACCTTCTTCCTGATCCCCAGCATCATCTTTGCTGTCAAGACCTCCAAATACTTCCGTCCCATCCGGAAACGCCTCAA CTCTACCAGCTCTGAGGAGACTCAGCTCTTCCACATCCCCCGGGTCACCTCCCTGAAGCTGTAG